The genomic window atcgttttgggagtttaaaaattgctcagtttgagaaattttctcgtcagaaaacacaatgttcgggaATTGACCGCTCTCGCCCAAACGTAGcagctccttcgctctctcaagtctgacttgttgctgctttggagtgagatcatgcgccttttgggcTTGACTCGTAGGGCGTGACTATGtgatcatttttcaatatgcggcgtgtgctacggtcagatattttcagttctttcgccatttgattgacacttcgtcggggatttcgttaaagtcgcttcttcactttttgaaccatttcacgtgacgttgcagtcttttgatggccACCTCCAGCCAAATAcaatgcaatcacacttttacgtttaaaatccattactgattttgtttttttgttttattgattcATTGCTCGCGAACTAGTCACAGCTTTAAATACACCAGAAGTGCATCAGTTCACAACCAGTGAATTTTCCTACAGGGAAccaatacatatttgtatagaCGAGTGTTTAAATGGCATAACTCGTGATGATATGTTCCTAAATATGTAtgtcaaattattttttgatttacttGCTTAACACAACATTCAAAATACGAAACTGTGCGCtaacattcatatatacatatgtatgtattttgataatttgaaaatttgcattGACTTGATTAAATTTGCTGTCTGACCTTGAAGAAGTTTATGTCTAATGTAAGAATAATACTTAATTTGCAATCTAAGACATCAATTAAGTCTatctttaaattataaatagaaactttgttgttgtactaaatattatttaacaCTCCAGAGAAAGCTAAAACAGCCGAGTGTTGACATTAAAACAATCAATGCCGCTGCAAATAGAGGACATGTGAAGTGCTAATTGGTGTCGTGTGGATGATTTTTTTTCACACGCGGTAGATGCTGACATAATTAACCCACGTCCATCTGACTTTTCTGGACACAAAAATGACAGTGTGCATCAAATTGATgcgtataaaaaaatactaatattcaatgaaatttttttaattttttaccttatttttATGAATGATAAGgtttgttcatgtaaaaattatccagtaacttcTTGCCACTTCttggataaggcgctgatacccatgcccatagccacttgtaaattacttatggacagggaaaccatcaaaaaggtaaatacaatctggcaaaacctcacaacatgcgaactaagcagacagacatggccgaactggaacagcggtcgatcgaagatcttgctaagattcaacagagaatctataagaaaaatgataggtgtattaactggtcattgtttaataggcagccacgctagaaggttaggactcccttacttcgatttctgtagaagctgtcttaatacagaagaagaggaaacagtcagacaccttttatgtgagtgtgaaagcctagctatgagaaggctgcgcactctcgatacagcatttctaaccgatgtagcggatatagcccatctaaaactaacgaagctctgctcgtttattaaagcaaccggatggtttgaaaaggaacatgTAGAGTAacgataagctccagtggtatcacaatagacctgccgaaggtctaagtgtgtcttacgacaaccaccctacctacctacctaccttcttcttgccagtaacttaatttccgagaattcgctctcaaagagaaaaatatcaaaaaaagtacATGAACCGAAAACCAGTaataatttgcaagttttacgaagagctgattaaattgttggcgggaaaaatcataaaaagtaaaaaaaaaattcaattgagcTCCTCGTATTATTCGAGCTTAGCAtcacatgattttattttggCCACAAATAATTGGttccattttattatattgtattgttGTGGCaatcttcatatttttcttgcttccgatgcagtgtattttatattttctctgaaaatgtattttttttctgtttagctTAGCGTCTTAAGCCGttctcaaaaaatgtttgtaaagaaaagttgaaaaaatgtaaattttttaaaatgggaaAACAGACCTCACTTGAAAAAAGGGAAGACGTTATTCGTCATTACAAAGAAGGCAAAAGCCaacgaaaaattgcagaaattgttgCTATTGGTTCCTCAACTGTCCAGCACATTATAGAAAGGCTTCGCCACGAAAACAGGATAATGATGCAGATAAAAGGTGGATTGttcgcaaagttaaagaaaaccccGATTTAAGCGTTCTAAAATTAACGAAGTCGAAAAATACTTAGGCAAGATTTATAACCCTGAAACTGTTCGCAGAATTCTGcgcgaagaaaattttcatggaaggACTGACCGCATAAGCCGTTGATTAACCtcgtaatagaaaaaaaagaatagaGTTTTGTAACAACAAACACCGCACTTCAACCATGTAATTTGCGCTCTACAGGTAAACACGGTGGGGGAAGTGTGAGGGTATGGGGTTGCATGTCCTATTCAGGCGTTGGGAACTTATCATTTATCGAAGGAAACATTAATAAAGAGATGCGTCTGGATCTCCTAAAAGATAATTTAGAACAAAGTGTGGATAAAATGGGCATTAGGGATTCGTTTAGGTTCTAccaagacaacgatcccaagcatacgTCTGGTATTGTAAAACCTTGGCTTATCTGGAACTGTCCACATGTAGTACAGACCCCTTCACAAAGTTCAGATCTCAACGTTATTGAGAATTTGTGGTCAGtcctggaaaataaaataagaaaccacAGTATTTCTAATGCTTCTGATCTGAAACGGGCACTACAGGAAGAATGAGAATCTATGAATTCCCGATTAAAAGCTGTTCTGAATCAAAAGGGATACCCCACTAAGTATTAGCCGTAATTatgaaatcgaaatattaatgtgttattgttttttgaatacttttaagtTAGTCAAAAATCTAAACtgtaactgaattattttaatttgccatatTTTTCTTACGAAGAAACATTtcttgttattaaataaaacatgttatttaacaataaaaaatataagattttttcgGTAATGGAAATGccgtaaaatatatttgatattttaataatttttcttgactgcatcaaataagctgtgagtcactgtacCTATATACCTACTACTTTATATATTTCGAAATTACTTAATAACCAAGAAGTGcaagcataaaacacaaaagatacattcaatgctttcgatttgtatttcggaAGCTGCAGCAGGCCGATTCTTATTTAATGTatgaaactttttaaattttacttgaataatatttacttacattcttcattttaatcacaatttttatttaaatttagaacttcgactcaattcgcaaattttaaatCGTGCTTATTTtcactttgcgatcagctgtctttctcacttgcaaattcttacaactaATTACAAATTTATCCTGTAaaaacttcccctcaaaatgaaatggcaTTTACTCTCTCGctttcccctactttgtaagttttttggatacttgaacaacaaaatttgataatttgtaacaataaTTACAAACAGACCTCACAAAGCGTCAAGAATGTACGGTGCGCTCTATAGAATGCTTCCGATCGTGTGTGGGCCGAGAAGCAGCAAACGCCGGCTACTAACTAGCGTCATCACATTCACTCTGCTGTATGCAGCTCCAGTATATGGGCGTAATCCTTGGAGGTAAAAGGCTATACGAGGCCTTGTGCAGATTTTGCGCACTGAAGGTGATAAGCGCATACAAAACCACCTCGGATGAAACTTTAATGGGGGCATGGCAGACATAACGCCATCGATATATTGGCGGAAGAACGAGCGAGAGTGTACGTGCAAAGGGAGCAGTGCCGCACTAGCGGCGATTTATAGCGAAAGAAAAAGAGATTatagaaaaagagaaaattactAAAATGGCAGAAGCGCTGCGGAAAACTCGACAAAAGGAAGGTTAACCAATACGCTAATCCCAAACATCGAAACATGATTAAACTGAAGCTATGGCGAACTTAACTACCAGCTAACACAATTCCTGACAGGTCATGGTTGCTATCAGAAGTTATAGCCttatagcgctgcattcaaaGTAAATTGGAGTATCCTGGGATTGGTCACAGAAATGACAAAAGTGAGTTGACCATCGTATCCCGATCAAGTGCTGATGATTGCGCAGTCTGTAAGTATTCTCAGTTTATCTTTGGGGAGAGTTGTGAGTTGTTTAAGCATATTTTGATTGTACCCCCGTAAGGATTTCGCCTGACGTAGCCCCTTATGGTAGTTTGGTACCAGCTAACCTCATTTAGCCTTTGCTCTTCGCTCTCAAACTTCTCCTTGAGGGTGCGTTGTCCTATAGCAAGGACATATACTTCGTTCCTGGGACCCAAATCAGCCGGACACGTTCGTGCGCTCCAAGTAGATttagtttctcgatacactcaaggagCAGTGAGTACTTTACTAGTAAGGACTGCCAGTACTTTTTTCTATCCTGGACCAGTTTTTTCACCAACTTTTGAATTTTCGACTCATTCAGCCGATTATTTCTATCGAAAAAATCACGGCTTTTGTgaaatgttgttcttaaagagcgaccactttcaaattttatgtttgaatcacttttttttatttcaaaataaacttGACAAATGTGGGCAGGTGGTTTATGTCCATTAACTGCACTTGGACTACAAatgaaggttaggttaggtttggtggTAGTCGCTCTGTACGACCAACtaacttagaccttacaggtctgTTGTGATACCAGTGCGtgaccattttgtggctcttatgaagcgcaggattggtccaATCTCCACGTCGAACAGTTCcgtgaattgaaaaagtatttacctagttCTGATTTTAGTTAAGGCCAGATAATTGCAGTGGATGTGCTTAACTGTTTTATTTCTCTTCCTCACCTCTACAACTTCTataatattcatgggagaaaacctGCCAAATAGTCAATGGCCGGTTATACAAGCCACAACGTTCAGGATATCCTCTCGTGAAAGGCTAAGCAGTTCTTTTgtcttttcttatttatttgctgccatagtagcctagctgttacgcatgtgCCGTCATCtccccacgacagtcggttctacgttacaggaacgacccggatttatgtccggccaaggactgtcacttcagcagcattccctatatacatatgtatggggaatgtttatgctgctacaacaacaacaacaacatctccCCACGACCTATTGGCTTCTTGGATAATGTTTTTCTTGATTATTATTAGATTGCTCGTGGCCATAGGTATCCACCCAATGGTACTTCTATCACTAAACAATTAAAGTGTAGTACCTTTCCTGGCTAActcatcggctttacaatttctacaaatgaaacaaaaataaatattaaatttatatgaatttaattttgcatttgctcttttttcacgtattttttttatttaactaatattttttccataaaatgtgtataaatacaaacattcgtctgatttttgtgtttttaaataaattaatacagCCCGAAGAGTAACTAAGTCAatttctaaaactaaatatgaatTTCAATGAGGATATgacaataaaacaataataaagcaTACACATGAATGAGCAGCGAtaacactaaaataaaaaagcgtTTAATagaatacatattttcttgGTATACATTTGCATAGGAAGTTGACTTTGGATTCAAGTACAAAAAACTACTCTAGACTACATTAAAAGTGCTATAATTTCTCTTGGTACAGtacaaaaagttcaaaaatatcaAGTCCACACAATTACACTGTAACTGTCAGCGACTTTCATGTGCATGATACGGTTACTTTCTTAAGGCACAGTATTTGTTGCAATCGCTATGGGCCACGTCGTCGGTCCTCGCAATACAATATCTTCCAGCgattctttaattttaataaagcgaCGCTTAAACTCTAAGCCACAGCCTTTTGAGAGACGGAAGTCCACCAAAATCTTGCCGTCCATATCAAGAATGTACGCCTTGAAGACCAAACGTAGTTTTCGCCGATCGAGAGTCGATATGGTGACCACACCGCCATCGCCAACTTTGCAGGTGAAACCCAAACGTTTGATGGCCGCTACCAGTCGTTTAATGGTCTCCTCCCTGCGTGTGGTGACAAAGAAGCGCGTCATACGACGCACCAAACGATGAAAGACGTTCTGCGATGCCGTTTGTGTATGATTCATTTGGGTGCACACCAGCAGATCGTCCAGCAGGGCAGGTTGGGAGAAACAGATACTGAAGCGTCCCTCCTGTGCTGTTGCATTGTCCTTGTCACCGCCACCAGGTGCACTACACACGTCTGTCAGGTCTATGGGTATCGTGGGCATGGGTTGTGAGCAGTAATTACGAGACACCGTCTCGTCGACGAAGTTGTTCGTGAGACGTTGATTGCTTGAATGTTTGCGCGAACGTTTGGCTTTCGGCGAGTGTATATCGAGTGCGGCGGTCGAGTCGACGAGGTCGTGTGATTTTTCTGTTGAAAAGAAAATGTAGAAGTAAATTAGTTGAGTTGTATTGGAAGTAAACATTTACTAATAAGAAAAGGCATACTAAATTAAAAGGCGtgcttaaaaaaaactaaaacaacaaagagagagaaaaaaaaatcacaacaaaaaacactgAACTGAACTGAACTGCATTTAAActgaaaaagcaaaaatcattTGGTTTTTGGTAATAAAGCTCTATGGGTCTCTTGTTTTTTACCATACAGCTAAAATCACCAAAGAGCAAATAATATGCAAACGAAAAAATGCAAACATAGAACCGCAACACAAATGCAAAAGCCcaaatattgtatgtatgtacttaaatattattttaaattaattataaatgttgACAGGCAACATTAAATATTCGTTGCGATGTTCACAAATGCTTCACTTGTCACTTTcacatatattaatataaagaaaaaaacaaaattatgcatcacatatttactttataaagcgaataaatttaatttgtttttgattgctATTTAAAGTTCGGTTTTATCACGCCCAATTCAATTgggtatttattttataaacattattttaatttcaatgcatTTCACTTCTTAGTTTTGCATgatataactttatttaaattatttgtttgctttatttatttactttaagataAGCAAGCATGTGAGAtttgtttaagtaaatttattttattttacattactttattttaattactaattttattttaacttattt from Anastrepha ludens isolate Willacy chromosome 5, idAnaLude1.1, whole genome shotgun sequence includes these protein-coding regions:
- the LOC128863966 gene encoding serine/threonine-protein kinase grp isoform X2, coding for MPQHEAQRYFLQLLSGVQYLHQHGIAHRDLKPENLLLDEHDNIKISDFGMATMFRYKGKERLLDTRCGTLPYVAPEVLVKPYHAQPADIWSCGIILVTMLAGELAWDQPSINCQEFKNWTNNERWSTQTPWSKLDTLAISLLRKVLSTNPTYRLTLDKILDHKWCNMQFNENEKSHDLVDSTAALDIHSPKAKRSRKHSSNQRLTNNFVDETVSRNYCSQPMPTIPIDLTDVCSAPGGGDKDNATAQEGRFSICFSQPALLDDLLVCTQMNHTQTASQNVFHRLVRRMTRFFVTTRREETIKRLVAAIKRLGFTCKVGDGGVVTISTLDRRKLRLVFKAYILDMDGKILVDFRLSKGCGLEFKRRFIKIKESLEDIVLRGPTTWPIAIATNTVP